Sequence from the Maribacter algicola genome:
AATATATCGATTTAATTGCACTTTTAAATTTTATGCCAGTTCTTTAGCATTTGTATGCTAACCAACCATTCGCTTTAGATTATGGAAAATGCCTCAGCTAGGAACATGTGGGGAGATTACTTGGACAAGCACTTGGAAGATGCCTTCCACGAAGCCCCACAGGTAATTCATTTTTGCGATAACCAACAAGATGCCGATTTATGTGCGGATCTCGTTAAAAAAGGAATAAAAAAGGCCACTACGGACTCCCTTTTGGGACTTCAGTATAGAAAAGAACCCTTGCCAAAAATTGGAGATTTTAAAGTAGTGACCAATTGGGATGGAGAGGCCCAATGTATCATAAAGTTAACATCGGTCAAGTTAAAACCCTATTTCAGTATCGATGCCGCCTATGCCCAATTGGAGGGAGAAGGTGACAAAAGTCTGGACTATTGGAAAAAAGTTCATTGGGATTACTATACACGGGAACTTGAACCTTATGGACGTGTACCAAGGGAAAGTATGATTTTGGTATGCCAAGAATTCGAACGCATATTTTAAAGCAAAAAGGACCAGTGAGTAGCCGGTCCTTTTTTAAATGGGTTTATTAATTAATCCTCTAAATTCACCCAAGTATTTCCATTTTTGTTGGATTCCACAGTAGACAGGATGAAATCCATACCACGTACCCCATCGATTATGGTTGGGAATTCCCCATCGTTGTATTTTTCGCCACGGATGGCCCTTGCAGCTCCCAGATAGATATTTGCCATGGAATCAAAAATTCCTTCTGGGTGTCCTGGAGGTAATTTAGTGCCATCCAAGGACAGATCGGTATTATAGGCATGACCTGGTTTGTACATCTGAACAGGTTCCGTATCGCTCATTTTATAAAGGAAGTTAGGGTTTTCCTGTTCCCAAACAAAAGCACCTTTTTCACCATAAATGCGAATGGCCAAGCCATTTTCCTCGCCGGTGGCCACCTGGCTTCCTCGAATCACCCCTTTTACATGGTCCCCCATTCTTATAAGCACGGTTCCATCCACATCCATTTGGTTATCATCGTATAAATAGTTGAAATCACACAATACGGATTTTACCTTAAGCCCTGTAGTGTACTCCACCATATTAAAGGCATGTACC
This genomic interval carries:
- a CDS encoding ASCH domain-containing protein — its product is MENASARNMWGDYLDKHLEDAFHEAPQVIHFCDNQQDADLCADLVKKGIKKATTDSLLGLQYRKEPLPKIGDFKVVTNWDGEAQCIIKLTSVKLKPYFSIDAAYAQLEGEGDKSLDYWKKVHWDYYTRELEPYGRVPRESMILVCQEFERIF